The DNA segment GGATAAAGATATTGTCCAGGGGATCTATAAAGCCATTGTTTTTGCACTGGCCGTTACCTGGGTCGCATTGTTTAATGGTTACGATAGTCTGCCTACGGCAGCGGGGATCAGTCAGGCGACTACGCGAACCGTAGTTCATGCCTCGTTGCTGGTATTAGGATTGGATTTTGTAATGACAGCTGTCATGTTCAGGTGAGTACGATGAAGTTCAGTAAAGTTGAGTTTCTGGTGGGATGTTTCATGTTGGCCGGCATTTTTGCCGGTGTAATGTTGGCGCTGAAAGTAGCCGGATTGAGCTTTGGCAGTCAGGGTGATACATATGCCGTGTATGCCAGTTTTGATAACATTGGCAGCCTGAAAGTTCGGGCGCCGGTCAAAATTGGCGGCGTGGTGGTGGGGCGCATTGCGAATGTTTCTATCGACGCTAAAACCTTTACACCAAAAGTAGAAATGCAGATCGATAGTAAATACAACCAGCTATCTGATACCAGCACCGCGGCCATCAGAACATCTGGCTTATTAGGTGAACAATATATCGCGCTGACACCTGGTTTTTCAGATGAAGAGATGGGTACCTCGATGTTGAAGAATGGTGATTCGATCACGGACACCAAATCAGCATTAGTGCTGGAAGACTTGATTGGTAAATTTGTTTACGGGCAGTCGAATGGTAAGTCTGGTAATCAGACTTCAGCCGCAGAAAATACGAATAAGTAAAAGTTTAAGGAGTCACGCAATGTTGAAGTGGTTAAGCCGTAGTGCAACTGTTCTGTTGATGCTGTTTTCAGCACAGTCATTTGCCATTAACGCACAAGATCCATATTCGCTGGTGAAAGATGCTGCAGGCAAGACTTTTACCCGTCTTGAGCACGATGCACCACAAGTAAAACAAGACCCGAATCACCTGCGCACGATTGTCCGTGAAGAGTTGTTGCCATATGTAGATAACAAATTCGCGGCCTACAAAGTGATTGGGCAAGAGCTAAAAAATACAACACCTCCGCAACGGGAGCGTTTTGTTAAAGCCTTTACTGATTATATTGTTGCGACCTATGCCGACGCGCTGGGTAAATATGACAAGCAGCAGATAAAAGTTGAATCCAGCCAACCGCTGGATGAGAAAAAAGAAGTTTCAGTGAAAGTGACAGTATTGGATCCAGAAAAACCAGAAATCAATGTCGTGTTCCAACTGCGTAAAAATAGCAAAACCGGTGAATGGAAAGTGTTTGATATGATTGCTGAAGGCGTGAGTCTGTTATCGTCGAAACAATCTGAATTGGGTGGTTCTATTCGCCAAAAAGGCATTGATAGTGTTAGCAGCATGCTGGAAGAACATAATCGTCAACCAGCCACATTATCTGGCAAGCAGTCATGAAATTGACGGAAAACCTAGATGCATCTCAGGTCGCTATCTGGTGGCCTGAGCGTATCACGTTGTTTCAGCAGAACAGCATTGATGTTAGCTCTGTTAATAAGATTGATTCCGCTGGTGTAGCGTTCCTGGTTAAATGGGCACAAGCATGTCAGCGGGATAATCAGCGCCTGTCAATACAAGGTGCTTCACCTGAATTAGTGCAACTGATTTCCCTGTATGGCGTCAGTGCACTGTTCGATCTGGTTTCCCTGCAATAAACGAGAAATTATTATGCATCCCACCGAGATTGAGAGTATTCTTCGGGCCGCTCTCACGCTGGACGAGTTATATGTACAGGGTGACAATGGCCACTTTCAGGTCATTGCCGTTTCCACACTGTTTGCCGGTATGAGCCGGGTTAAAAAACAGCAGACAATTTATGCTCCGTTAACCGAGCAAATTGCCAGTAATGCTATCCATGCTCTGAGTATCAAGGCGTTCACACCAGAAGAGTGGCAACGCGATCGGAAACTGAACGGTTTTTAAGTGGCGGGATGTCGCCTCATAAAACCTGAATATTTGAGAAATCATCATTATGGATAAATTTCGTGTGCAGGGGCCAACCCGGCTCACCGGAGAGGTCATTATCTCTGGTGCCAAAAATGCGGCGCTGCCCATCCTGTTTGCTGCTTTACTGGCCGAAGAACCAGTAGAAATCCAGAACGTTCCTAAGCTTCGTGATATTGACACCACCATGAAACTGCTGAGTCAGTTGGGTGCCAAAGTGGAACGTAATGGCTCCGTACATGTGGATGCAGGGCCAGTTAATATTTTCTGTGCACCGTATGATCTCGTGAAAACAATGCGTGCATCCATTTGGGCGCTTGGCCCTTTAGTAGCGCGTTTTGGTCAGGGGCAAGTATCTTTGCCTGGTGGTTGTGCTATCGGCGCCCGGCCTGTGGATCTGCATATTCATGGCCTTGAGCAGCTAGGCGCGAAGATCACATTGGAAGAGGGTTACGTTAAAGCCTCTGTTAATGGTCGCCTGAAAGGTGCTCACATTGTTATGGACAAAGTGAGCGTCGGCGCCACCGTCACTATTATGTGTGCTGCCACACTGGCGGAAGGCAAGACTATTATTGAAAACGCCGCCCGTGAACCAGAAATCGTTGATACGGCGAATTTCCTGAATACATTAGGTGCGAAAATCACCGGTGCAGGCAGTGATAAAATCGTTATTGAAGGTGTTGAACGACTGGGTGGCGGTGTTTATCGTGTGCTGCCGGATCGTATCGAAACCGGTACCTTCTTGATCGCTGCCGCCGTCTCTGGTGGTAAAGTTGTCTGCCGAAATACTCGCCCGGATACACTGGAAGCGGTATTAGCCAAACTCACCGAAGCCGGTGCGGATATTGAAATCGGTGAGGATTGGATCAGTCTCGATATGCACGGTCGTCGTCCGAAAGCAGTGAATTTCCGTACTGCGCCACATCCTGGTTTTCCTACCGATATGCAGGCACAGTTCAGTCTGCTGAATCTGGTGGCCGAAGGGACTGGTGTGATCACCGAAACGATCTTTGAAAACCGTTTCATGCATATTCCCGAATTGATCCGTATGGGTGCGCATGCCGAAATCGAAAGTAATACGGTCATTTGCCATGGCGTCGAGCGGTTATCCGGTGCGCAGGTAATGGCAACTGATTTACGTGCTTCTGCTAGTCTGGTGTTAGCAGGCTTTATTGCTGAAGGTACTACGATCGTCGATCGTATTTATCATATCGACCGTGGTTACGAACGTATTGAAGAAAAACTGCGTGCTTTGGGTGGTCAGATTGAACGTATCAAAGCCGAATAACAGTTATTTAGTTTTGAGATAAAACAAAGGCACCTTCGGGTGCCTTTGTTTATTAATGCGAATTAGCTTTACTAAACCGAGTATCTTCTTCCACCGTAATGGTATGCACTTGTTGTTTACCATCACGCAAAATAGTGAATTTCGCCTTTGTACCTGGTTGCATTTCGGCAATGATGTCCATGGCATCACGAACATTGTTAATAGGCTTATCATTGATTTGTAATAACAAATCACCCCGTTGTAAACCACCCTTGACGGCTGGTCCATTGTTGTCCATGTTTTCAATCACTAAGCCTTGCGATACTTGATCGTTCTGCAGCTTTGCGGTGACTGAGTCGATTTGTACACTTGAGATCCCAACATAACCGCGCTTTACCCGACCATGAGTAATGAGTTCATCCATGATCCGTTTGGCCAGCTTATAGGGAATGGCAAAGCTGATGCCATAACCTTCCTGCGAGGTTCCCAAATGATAGGCGCCGGCGTTAATGCCGACTAATTCACCACGGGTATTCACTAAGGCGCCACCCGAATTACCGGAGTTAATTGCAGCGTCTGTTTGCAGTAGATCCTGACGGCCATTACTGTCTGGCCCCATGGTGCTTAAGCCCACCCGCCCAGTGGCACTGATAATGCCTTGTGTAATTGTCTGACCAACGTTATAGGGGTTACCAATCGCCAGCACGACATCACCCACCAGCGGAGACAGTTGCGGGTCTTGCGGAATTACCGGTAAGTTATCGGCAGTAATCGACAGTACGGCCAAATCAGTTGGTACATCAGCACCGACCAGCTCAGCAGACAGGATCCGGCCATCTTGTAGTGCGACAATAATCTGATCTGCATCAGAGATAACATGGAAGTTCGTCAGCACATAACCCCGACGATTCATGATCACACCAGATCCCAGACTTTGCGGTAACAATTCTTTCGTATCATTCAGGGCGGAATGCTGGAAACTGCGGGTATAAATATTAACTACTGCGGGGCCTGCCTGGCTGGCGGCATAAGCATAACTTAGTGCGGGAGCATTGTGTGGATCGGAGGTACCCAAATTCAGGAGATGCAGGCGAGGGGCTAAAGCCAGTAAACCTGCAAGCAACAGCCCTAACAGCACGGCTTTGCCGATATAACGTAAGGCTGAAATTAACATAGGCTCCTCCTCATTCATCAGAATGAAGAGAATAGCATATCTTTCAGGAAGATGGCCTGCAGAGACGGTGCTCGCAGGCCGGATTGGTTATCGCAGAACCAGATACAGAGTTGCGTTACCACGACGGATATTCAAGGCCAGAATATCGCTATGATTTTTCATCGCTGCCTGCAGTTCTTGTAGAGTGGCGATACGAGTACGGTTGACACCAATGATCACATCACCTTTTTGTAAGCCAGCCTGTGCTGCTGCAGAACGTTGTTCCAGCTTGGTGATCACAACACCTGTCACATCAGCGCCAGGTTCAGTATTACCCAGTGTTGCCCCCTCAAGAGCTGGATGGAGAACGCTGGCCTTCGTTTCTGTTAAATCAGCTTGTTTAAGCGTGACATTTACTTCCTGTTCTTTGCCATCCCGGATCACACCCAATGTCACGGTTTTACCTGCACCCATAGTGGCGATATTAGCTCGCAATTCACCAAATGAGCGCACAGCTTTACCGTTTAGCTTCACGATAATGTCGCCGGGTTTGATCCCTGCATTATCAGCGGCAGAATGAGGCATAACCTGGTTAACGAAAGCACCCTGTTGTTTGTCAGTACCGAAGGCTTTGGCCAGATCCGGGGTGAGTTCGCCACCCATGATCCCCAGCACCCCACGACGCACTTCGCCGTATTTCAGGATCTGTTCAGACAGGTCGCGGACCATATTGGACGGGATAGCAAAACCAATACCGACATTGCCGCCATTTGGACCGAGAATCGCGGTATTGATACCGATCAATTCACCTTTCAGGTTGACCAATGCGCCACCGGAGTTACCCGAATTGATGGCAGCGTCAGTCTGAATAAAGTTCTCGATATTTTCGATATTCAGCCCGCTGCGGCCTAATGCGCTGACAATACCAGAGGTCACGGTTTGTCCGAGACCAAACGGATTACCAATCGCAATGGCAAAATCACCCACCCGCAGTTGTTCTGAGTTAGCCAGCTTAATTTCTGTTAAGCCGTCAGCTTTAATTTGCAATAACGCGATGTCTGATTGTTGATCCTCACCAATCTTTTTCGCTTTGACTTCCCGACCATCCTTGAGGGTAACTTTGATTTCATCTGCACCGTCAACAACATGATGATTGGTGATGATGTATCCCTTGGCTGCATCAATAATAACGCCCGATCCTAATGCCTGGAACGGTTGTTCCTGCACCTGAGCATCAGGAGCATCAGGCCCGAAGAAGAAGCGGAATTGCTCCGGGATCTCCTGACGGGTTACTTTTTTGCCTGACACCAGAATCGTGACCACTGCCGGTGTCACCTGTTCAACAACAGGGGCTAAACTCGGCATTTCCTGACCGTTGATACTTAACGGCAAGGCGGCCTGGGCTGGTAATGCAGATAAAGCCATACTCAAACTTAATGCTACCGCACTCAACATGTGTCGGGTATTGCTCATGCGCCACAACTCCTTACAAACAAGACCAGGTAATTACCAACTCATTGTTATATGACAACAATCACAGAAAAGAGTTCATTAAGCTTTGTGATCATTTAATAAACCAGACGGTTCACCAGAATAATCCAACGGTTGCTGCACACCGTCTTTAGCTGTTGCGATCGGTTCTTTTTCTTCCGCAGGCACGTCTGGCTGAAAATTATAGATGCTACTGCTTGTCAGCTTTTCACTGTGCTCAGCCATATGCTGAGACATGCGCTGATATTGGGTGTCCAGCTGTTCCATCAGGCTTGAGAAGCCGACAAAATGATCCTGAACATCACGTTTGTATTGTTCAAATTCTTTACGGGTTTTAGTCAGCTCTTTATGTAATTTAGCGGCATCCCCTGCGCGGGAAGTCGCGCGGCCGGCAACAAAACCAACAATCAGGCCAATGAGTACAAACAAAATCATGGTGAATTCGGTCATCATAACAACACCTTAATACATAGACAGGATACGGCCTCACTATAGCCGCAGCAGAAAAGTAAGTGTATCGCTTTTGTTATGCTGATGCTAAGGAGTGTGACTTCGTAACCGAAAGCAGAAATCGAATCGACAGTGATTCATTTTTTCCTAAGAATAAACTCAAAATCAAGATGCTTTTCTCATCAGCTTCTCCTATAATCTTGCGGCCCACGTTACAGGCCACCTCCGTAGACGGTGCCCACGCCGCTACGCGTGGACTAGCAACTCCAGCTGGTCTTGTATTCGAAGGGGTACAAGCGAAAGCATTCACAGATTGCGTCTTAAGATAGACGTGATTGTTTTTTTATTTAGGTAATTTGGGTTTACTCGATGAAAACTTTCGTTGCCAAGCCAGAAACCGTAAAGCGTGACTGGTACGTTGTTGACGCAGAAGGCAAAACTTTAGGCCGTCTGGCTACTGAAATCGCTTCCCGTTTACGTGGTAAGCATAAAGCAGAATACACTCCGCATGTTGATACTGGCGATTATATCGTTGTTATCAATGCAGAGAAAATCACAGTGACTGGTAATAAAGCTGCGGCTAAAACTTACTACTCCTACTCTGGTTTTCCAGGTGGTTTGAAGTCTATTACTTTTGACAAACTGATCGTTCGCAAGCCAGAAATGATCCTTGAGATCGCGGTCAAAGGTATGTTGCCAAAGGGCCCGCTGGGTCGTGCCATGCTTCGTAAACTGAAAGTTTACGCAGGTACCGAGCACAATCACGCTGCTCAACAACCTCAAGTACTGGACATCTAATCGGGAGCTGGCAAATGGCTGACAATCAATACTACGGCACTGGCCGTCGCAAAAGCTCTACCGCTCGTGTGTTTGCTAAAGTAGGTAGCGGCGATATCGTTATCAACAAGCGTTCACTGCAAGACTATTTCAGTCGTCCTACCGCTCGTATGGTGGTGATGCAGGCTCTGGAACTGGTTGAAATGACCGGTAAACTGGATCTGTATATCACTGTTACTGGTGGTGGTATCACTGGTCAGGCAGGCGCTATCCGTCACGGTATTACCCGTGCACTGATGCAATATGACGAATCTCTGCGTCCTGCTCTGCGTAAAGCTGGCTTTGTTACTCGTGACGCTCGTCGCGTTGAACGTAAGAAAGTTGGTCTGCATAAAGCGCGTAAGCGTCCACAGTACTCCAAGCGTTAATTTTTACGCTTACACAGTATTTGTGTTGCGAAGAAACCGTCTGGCGCAAGCCGGGCGGTTTTTTTTATCCAAAAAATACCCGTTCTTGTGCTATAAACAGTGTTTATTGTTATCAGTTTGTGTCGTAGCTCAAACCCTGAAGGCTTCAGGTAGTAGAAATTATCGGCGACAGGTATCATGTTGATAACAGGATGTAATCAGGCCGGAGAGCAGTAAAGATGAAAAAAGTCGAAGCGATCATTAAACCGTTTAAACTGGATGATGTGCGTGAAGCGCTGGGTGAAATCGGTATTAGTGGCATGACAGTTTCAGAAGTAAAAGGATTTGGTCGTCAAAAAGGCCATACTGAACTGTATCGTGGTGCAGAATATGTGGTGGATTTTCTGCCAAAGGTAAAATTGGAATTAGTTGTTAACGACGCTGATGTTGAAAGCTGCATTGAAGCCATTAACCGCAGTGCTAAAACCGGTAAAATCGGCGATGGTAAGATTTTTGTGACGACGGTTGAGCGTGTTATTCGTATTCGTACCGGTGAAGAGAACGAAGAAGCAATTTAATTTCTTTCGGTATGACCACATCGTTGCTGTTCATGTGAACAGGTGGCGATGTGGTTTTGTTTTTTATGACGATATGATTTGTTTTTATGAGTAGTTGCATGTTGTTAAGATCGCTTTTCCTGCTGATGCTGTTTTTGTTGTCGGCGTGCAGCTCGACAACAACGAATCGCCCAGATAATCCGGAGAATATCTGTGATATTTTCCGGCAAAATAGCGATTGGTATGATGCAGCAAAGAATATGCAAGCCCGCTGGAAGGTGCCATTAACAGTGCCGATGGCGATGATGTATCAAGAGTCCAGTTTCAAGCATGATGCTAAACCGCCAATGGATTACTTCTTATTTATTCCATTGGGCCGACGCAGCTCTGCCTATGGTTATGCGCAAGTAAAAGATGAAGTCTGGGAAGATTATAAGAACCAGACGGGTAATAGCTGGGCGGATCGTGATGACTTTGCCGATGCGATCGATTTTATGGGCTGGTATTCGTATAAAACCAGTCGGGTGAATAAAATTGCACCGTCCGATGCGTACAACCAATATCTTAATTATCATGAAGGTTGGGGCGGATTTCGCCGTGGCACTCAAAATGACAAACGCTGGTTACTGAAAACTTCACGTGTTGTGGAAGCCCGCGCGAAACGATATGCCACCCAGTTTAAACAATGTCGCAGTTCGCTGTGAGCACCGAATTTTAGAGGAGGCAGCATGCCGTTATTAGATAGCTTTACCGTTGACCATACTCGCATGCAAGCACCTGCTGTGCGTGTAGCAAAGCAGATGCAAACCCCGCATGGCGATCCGATCACCGTATTTGATTTGCGTTTTTGTGTACCAAATCAGCAGATTTTGCCTGAGCGTGGTATTCATACTTTAGAGCATTTGTTTGCTGGTTTTATGCGTGATCATTTAAATGGCAATGGTGTTGAAATTATTGATATTTCACCGATGGGTTGCCGTACCGGTTTTTACATGAGTTTAATTGGTACGCCGGATGAAACTCGTGTCGCCGCTGCATGGCAAGCCGCGATGGAAGATGTGCTGCAGGTCGTTGATCAGGCGAAGATCCCTGAACTGAATGAATATCAATGCGGTACTTATCAGATGCATTCACTGGAAGAAGCGCACCAGATCGCTCGTGATATTCTGGCGCATGGTGTTGGTATTAATAAAAATGCGGAATTGGCGTTGCCATCCGATAAATTGGCTAGTTTGTAATTATGGCACAACAAAAATCAGCGCCCGCGAAGCAGGATATCTCGCGGCATAATGGTTCAGGGCAAGGAGCAGAGATGAATCAAGAATTACAGGAATGGCAGGAAGAGACGGCAGAGATCATTGCTGAGTTGCTGGAAGATGGCAGTGATCCGGATGTGGAATATCCGATCGAACACCATTTTGCCGCGGTTGATTTCGACTGTCTGGAAAAGCTGGCGGTGGATCTCTACAAAGCCGGTTTTGAAGTGGAAGATGCGGAAGAAGTCGAGCTGGATGATGGCGCCATC comes from the uncultured Tolumonas sp. genome and includes:
- the mlaD gene encoding outer membrane lipid asymmetry maintenance protein MlaD, which gives rise to MKFSKVEFLVGCFMLAGIFAGVMLALKVAGLSFGSQGDTYAVYASFDNIGSLKVRAPVKIGGVVVGRIANVSIDAKTFTPKVEMQIDSKYNQLSDTSTAAIRTSGLLGEQYIALTPGFSDEEMGTSMLKNGDSITDTKSALVLEDLIGKFVYGQSNGKSGNQTSAAENTNK
- the mlaC gene encoding phospholipid-binding protein MlaC, which produces MLKWLSRSATVLLMLFSAQSFAINAQDPYSLVKDAAGKTFTRLEHDAPQVKQDPNHLRTIVREELLPYVDNKFAAYKVIGQELKNTTPPQRERFVKAFTDYIVATYADALGKYDKQQIKVESSQPLDEKKEVSVKVTVLDPEKPEINVVFQLRKNSKTGEWKVFDMIAEGVSLLSSKQSELGGSIRQKGIDSVSSMLEEHNRQPATLSGKQS
- a CDS encoding STAS domain-containing protein, with translation MKLTENLDASQVAIWWPERITLFQQNSIDVSSVNKIDSAGVAFLVKWAQACQRDNQRLSIQGASPELVQLISLYGVSALFDLVSLQ
- the ibaG gene encoding BolA family iron metabolism protein IbaG gives rise to the protein MHPTEIESILRAALTLDELYVQGDNGHFQVIAVSTLFAGMSRVKKQQTIYAPLTEQIASNAIHALSIKAFTPEEWQRDRKLNGF
- the murA gene encoding UDP-N-acetylglucosamine 1-carboxyvinyltransferase, translating into MDKFRVQGPTRLTGEVIISGAKNAALPILFAALLAEEPVEIQNVPKLRDIDTTMKLLSQLGAKVERNGSVHVDAGPVNIFCAPYDLVKTMRASIWALGPLVARFGQGQVSLPGGCAIGARPVDLHIHGLEQLGAKITLEEGYVKASVNGRLKGAHIVMDKVSVGATVTIMCAATLAEGKTIIENAAREPEIVDTANFLNTLGAKITGAGSDKIVIEGVERLGGGVYRVLPDRIETGTFLIAAAVSGGKVVCRNTRPDTLEAVLAKLTEAGADIEIGEDWISLDMHGRRPKAVNFRTAPHPGFPTDMQAQFSLLNLVAEGTGVITETIFENRFMHIPELIRMGAHAEIESNTVICHGVERLSGAQVMATDLRASASLVLAGFIAEGTTIVDRIYHIDRGYERIEEKLRALGGQIERIKAE
- the degS gene encoding outer membrane-stress sensor serine endopeptidase DegS — translated: MLISALRYIGKAVLLGLLLAGLLALAPRLHLLNLGTSDPHNAPALSYAYAASQAGPAVVNIYTRSFQHSALNDTKELLPQSLGSGVIMNRRGYVLTNFHVISDADQIIVALQDGRILSAELVGADVPTDLAVLSITADNLPVIPQDPQLSPLVGDVVLAIGNPYNVGQTITQGIISATGRVGLSTMGPDSNGRQDLLQTDAAINSGNSGGALVNTRGELVGINAGAYHLGTSQEGYGISFAIPYKLAKRIMDELITHGRVKRGYVGISSVQIDSVTAKLQNDQVSQGLVIENMDNNGPAVKGGLQRGDLLLQINDKPINNVRDAMDIIAEMQPGTKAKFTILRDGKQQVHTITVEEDTRFSKANSH
- a CDS encoding DegQ family serine endoprotease, with product MSNTRHMLSAVALSLSMALSALPAQAALPLSINGQEMPSLAPVVEQVTPAVVTILVSGKKVTRQEIPEQFRFFFGPDAPDAQVQEQPFQALGSGVIIDAAKGYIITNHHVVDGADEIKVTLKDGREVKAKKIGEDQQSDIALLQIKADGLTEIKLANSEQLRVGDFAIAIGNPFGLGQTVTSGIVSALGRSGLNIENIENFIQTDAAINSGNSGGALVNLKGELIGINTAILGPNGGNVGIGFAIPSNMVRDLSEQILKYGEVRRGVLGIMGGELTPDLAKAFGTDKQQGAFVNQVMPHSAADNAGIKPGDIIVKLNGKAVRSFGELRANIATMGAGKTVTLGVIRDGKEQEVNVTLKQADLTETKASVLHPALEGATLGNTEPGADVTGVVITKLEQRSAAAQAGLQKGDVIIGVNRTRIATLQELQAAMKNHSDILALNIRRGNATLYLVLR
- a CDS encoding YhcB family protein produces the protein MMTEFTMILFVLIGLIVGFVAGRATSRAGDAAKLHKELTKTRKEFEQYKRDVQDHFVGFSSLMEQLDTQYQRMSQHMAEHSEKLTSSSIYNFQPDVPAEEKEPIATAKDGVQQPLDYSGEPSGLLNDHKA
- the rplM gene encoding 50S ribosomal protein L13; translated protein: MKTFVAKPETVKRDWYVVDAEGKTLGRLATEIASRLRGKHKAEYTPHVDTGDYIVVINAEKITVTGNKAAAKTYYSYSGFPGGLKSITFDKLIVRKPEMILEIAVKGMLPKGPLGRAMLRKLKVYAGTEHNHAAQQPQVLDI
- the rpsI gene encoding 30S ribosomal protein S9 — encoded protein: MADNQYYGTGRRKSSTARVFAKVGSGDIVINKRSLQDYFSRPTARMVVMQALELVEMTGKLDLYITVTGGGITGQAGAIRHGITRALMQYDESLRPALRKAGFVTRDARRVERKKVGLHKARKRPQYSKR
- a CDS encoding P-II family nitrogen regulator: MKKVEAIIKPFKLDDVREALGEIGISGMTVSEVKGFGRQKGHTELYRGAEYVVDFLPKVKLELVVNDADVESCIEAINRSAKTGKIGDGKIFVTTVERVIRIRTGEENEEAI
- the luxS gene encoding S-ribosylhomocysteine lyase produces the protein MPLLDSFTVDHTRMQAPAVRVAKQMQTPHGDPITVFDLRFCVPNQQILPERGIHTLEHLFAGFMRDHLNGNGVEIIDISPMGCRTGFYMSLIGTPDETRVAAAWQAAMEDVLQVVDQAKIPELNEYQCGTYQMHSLEEAHQIARDILAHGVGINKNAELALPSDKLASL
- the rraB gene encoding ribonuclease E inhibitor RraB; this translates as MNQELQEWQEETAEIIAELLEDGSDPDVEYPIEHHFAAVDFDCLEKLAVDLYKAGFEVEDAEEVELDDGAIVFCFDATKEGSLNVERITAEISTLLPLCKKYHVDYDGWGTYFAE